The region TCAGTGTGCCGGTCATGGTGCTTTCGGCGCCGTTGAAGGTGCCCATGTGACCCTCGATCATCGGACGGGTCCAGACCACCTCGCCGGTATCGGCATTGCGCGCCTGCACCTCGCCGACGATGCCGAATTCACCGCCCGAGTTGCCGGTGATGACCAGCCCGTCGACGATCAGCGGCGCGGCGGTGTAGCTGTAGCCGGCCTTGTAATCGGCGATCTGGTCGCGCCAGACGACATCGCCGGTCTTCAGGTCCAGCGCCACGATGCGCGCGTCCAGCGTGCCGAAATAGATCTTGTCGCCATAGATCGCGGCGCCCCGGTTGATGACGTCGCAGCAGGGCAGGATGCCTTCGGGCAGGCGGGCGTCGTATTGCCACAGTTCCTCGCCGGTCTTCACGTCGATGGCGTAAAGCCGCGAATAGGAGCCGGTGACATACATCACCCCGTCATAGATCAGCGGCTGGGTTTCCTGACCGCGCTGCTTTTCGCCGCCCATCGAGAAGGCCCAGGCCGGAACCAGCTGCTTGACGTTTTCCTTGTTGATCTTGTCCAGCGGGCTGAAGCGCTGCAGATCGCGGCCCATGCCATTGGTCAGCACCGTCTCGGTCACGCTCTGGTCCTTGGCCAGGTCTTCCTCGGTGACCTGCGCCAGAGCCGGCACTGCCATCATGACCGCCAGCATTGCGGTCGCGGTGAGTAATTTCATCGGTATCCTCCCTCGCGGTGGCGCATCTCGCGCACGCTTCGCCGAGTTAAGTCCGGGGCCCGAAACCGATCAATTCTCGTATTGTCGTAAGACTTTGGTATGAGATTTGCGCCGATTTGATTCGCCGCATAGCGGCGGATCACAAGGCCGATCAGAACATCGGCCCATAACGCCAGTTGTCGGCATCCGGCGTCACCTCGTCGGGGTCGTAACCGGCGTTGCGCAAGCGGATGGCGGAATCGACGCCCTCGGCGGCGGCCTGATCGATCAGCGCCCGCCCGGCATCCTCGTCCCGCGCCACGCCATAGCCGCGGATCAGGTCGAGCCCATGGTTGAACTTGCCGATCGGATCGCCGGCCTCGGCGGCACGGCGGCTCCATTCTGCGGCGGCATCGGGGTCATAAGGACCGGCCAGCGCGTTATTATCGAGCTGGCTCATCCAGGTCATCGCCGCTGTCCAGCCGGCATCGGCGCAGGCGGTGAAGGTCTCGCGCGCAATGCCGTGTTCGCCCTTCTTGGTCATGGCATAGCCCGAGGCGCAGGTCATCATGTCCAGCTTGCCCTCGCGGGCGTTCTGGATCATCCGCTCCATGCTCTGCTCGTCGGGATTGAGCGTGCCGTAAGGATCGGATTGCTGCGCCACGGCCGGCAAAGCCAGCGTGAGGGCAAGGGCGGCGATGCAGGGGAAGGTTGCAGGCTCAGACATTCTCACCTCCTGCCGGTGAGGCTAGGGTTGCGCGGCCCAGCTGACCAGACGGACCATGGTCGTAACCCCCGGCCAAGACCTAAGTCGAACTACGGCCAAACCCGGCCCACGATTAGGCTGAGGGCCATGCGCGCAGTTCTGATCGTCCTCTTTGTCCTTCTGGCCTTGCCCGCCCGCATCGAGGCGGCCCCCAAGGTGATGCCCAGCCCGCCCGAACGCATCGCCGCGCTGATCGTGCCGCCGATGACCTTGGGCGAACCGCTCAGCGAGGACGGGGTTTACGAGTTGCTGAATTCCGGCGGGGCGCTGGCAGGTTATGTCTTCGAGACCGGACCGCTGGCGCCCCTTCCCGGCTTCTCGGGCGCACCGATCAACATGCTGGTGGTGCTGGACCTGAACGGCCGCTTCCTGGATGTGAAGCTCTTGGACCATAACGAGCCGATCTTCGTCTCGGGTCTGGGTCAGGCGCCGTTCCATGCCTTCTTCGAGCAATATCCGGGCCTGTCGATCGCCGATCCGATGGTCGTCGGCAACGCCTATGGCGCGGGCGGGGCGGGCAGCGATCTGATCTATCTGGACGGTGTGACCAAGGCCACGGCCAGCGTCCGCATCGCCCATGAAACCCTGCTGGCAGCGGCGCTGAAGGTGGCGCGCGAGCGGATGCAGGGCATTGCCAGCGGCCCGCCCGCCGCGCCCGACCCGGATCATGACGAGACGCTGAGCTGGGATGATCTGGTGGCGCAGGGGCTGGCGGCGCATCGCCGGGTCAGCAATGCCGAGGTGGACGCCCTGTTCAAAGGCACGATCTGGGCCGATGACGACCCCGAGGCCAAGGCCGAGCCCGAGGCGCCCTTTTTGGACCTCTGGCTGATCGATATCGGCCCGCCCTCGGTCGCCCGCGCCGCGCTGGACGCGAGCACGCTGGCCGAGTTGCAGGATTTCCAGCAGATCTCGCCCGATGATGAGCCGCTGCTGGTGATCGACACGGGCCGGCACGGGCTGGTTTCGCCGGATTTCGTCAGGAATACCGCGCCCGACCGGCTGACGGCAGAGCAGGGCGGCTTGCCGGTGGCGCTGCGCGATGCCGATCTGCTGGTCGGGTTGTCGGATCAGGTGCCCGAGGCGCTACATGACGGCACGGCGATGATCCTGCGCACCGACCGCCGGCTTGGCTTCAACCCCGTGCAGGACTGGCTGCTGAACGTCCAGATCGTGCGCCAGCACGGCATGTTCCAGCCCGAGACCGGCAGCCAGCACATCCAGATCGCCGCGCGCTCCGACCCGCGATTCTTCAAAACGATCGAGCCGCCGCAGACCCTGCCGCCCTGGCGCGAGGCGCTGCTGAACCGCGAAAGCGACCTGATCCTGCTGGCCGGGGGGCTGGCGGCGCTGCTGCCGCTTCTGCTGCTGCGCCAAAGCTGGCTGGCCGGATTGCGCAGCTTTACCCCGGTGCGGCTGGCGATCCTTGCGGTCGTGGTGGGTTTCGTCGGCTGGTGGGGTCAGGGACAGCTTTCCATCGTCACGCCGTTGGCAACCGCCCGGGCGCTGATCGATGGGGGCAGCCTGAACTTCCTCCTCTATGACCCGTTCTCGCTGGTGATCTGGGGCGCCGCGATCCTTGGTTTCTTCCTCTGGGGGCGCGGGCTTTTCTGTGGCTGGCTCTGCCCCTTCGGCGCGTTGCAGGAATTCGCCCATCACATCGGCCGCGCCCTGCGCCTGCCCCGGATCGAGCCGCGCGCGGTCTGGGACGCCCGGCTGAAGCTGGTGAAATTCGCCGCGCTGGCAGGGCTGGTCGCCACCATGCTGATCTCGCCCGGCCATCTCGACAAGGCGGTCGAGATCGAGCCGTTCAAGACCGCCATCACCGTCTTCTTCATCCGCGACTGGTATTATGTCGCCTATGCCGGTTTCTGGCTGGTCCTCGGCATGTTCGTCTTCAAGGGCTTCTGCCGCTATCTCTGCCCGCTTGGCGCGCTGATGGCGATCGGCGGGGCGCTGCGCGGGCGCGACTGGATTCCGCGCCGGGCCGAATGCGGCACGCCCTGCCAGCTGTGCCGGGTGCGCTGCAATTATGCGGCGATCCGCAAATCGGGCGAGATCGACTATGCCGAGTGCTTCCAATGCCTCGATTGCGTCACCATCCATGATGATGCGCGCCAATGCGTGCCGTTGGTCCTGTCGCGCCGCCGCGCGCTGCGCATCCCGGAGGCGGCGGAATGAGCGCCCTGACCCGCCGCCGCTTTCTCGCCGTCACCGCCTTCTCAGCGCTGGCCCGTCCCACGCAGGCCGCCCCCGCCGACTGGCAGGGCGTGGTCATGGGCGCCGATGCCCGTCTGACGCTGCACGGGCCACCCGGGCAGACCGGCCCGGCCCTGACTGCCGCGCTGGCCAGGATGGCGCAGATCGAGGACCTGTTCAGCCTCTACCGCCCCGGCTCGGCACTGTCGCGGCTGAATGCGGGCGGACGGCTGGACGATCCCGACCCGGATTTTCTTGCCCTGCTGCGGCTTGCCGGCCATGTCCATGCGCTGACCGAAGGCCGCTTCGATCCGACGGTGCAGCCGCTCTGGCGGGCGCTGGCCGAGGGGGGCGACCCCGGCCCGGCCCGCGCGCTGATTGGCTGGGACGGCGTTCGGATCACCGCCGATCGGGTGCAACTTGCGCCGGGGCAGGCGCTGACGCTGAACGGCATCGCGCAGGGCTTTGCCGCCGATGCGGTGCGCGCGGTGCTGGCGCAGCATGGCCTGACCCGCGCGCTGGTCGATCTGGGCGAATTTGCCGCGCTTGGCGGGCCGTGGCGGGTGGGGGTTAGCGATCCGGGCCTTGGGCTGGTGCTGGACCGGCGACTTCAGGGCAATGCCATCGCCACCTCCTCACCGACTGCCCTGATGCTGGGGGCCGCGCCGCATATCCTTGATCCTGCCGGGAAAACCGCCCCGATCTGGTCCACTCTCAGCGTCGAGGCCGAGAACGCCGCGCTGGCCGACGGGCTCTCCACCGCCCTCTGCCTTGCCGACCGCGCCGCGCTGGCGGCGATCCTCCGCCGCGCTGGCCCCGCCGTCACCCGCATCACCGCCATCGCCCCGAATGGCGATCTCATCACCGAGGTGACATGAGCCGTCCCCCGTCCTTCACGCAACCGTGGCGACAAGCTTCGCAATCGCGATATGCTGGCTTCATGCAGCAGAACGCCACACACCCCGAATCGAACCGCGACGGCCAGAACCGGCGCATCGAAACCGCCCTGATCGTCGAGGATCACCCGCTGTTCAGCGATGCGATCTCGATCACGCTTCGCATGGTGCGGGGGATCACCGATGTCACCGCCGTCGAGACGCTGAACGAGGCGATCATCCGGCTGGAAAGCGCGCCGCCGCCCGACATCATCCTTCTGGACCTGAACCTGCCCGATGTGGACGGGCTGGAGGGGCTGCTACGGGTGCGCCGGGCAGCACCGGGATCGCTGGTGATGATCGTATCATCCGTCACCGATCCGCGCATCATCGCCGCCGCCATGAGCGCGGGGGCCGCAGGCTTCGTGCCCAAGCACAGCCAGCGCCATGTCTACCAGTCGGCCTTCGACGCATTGGCGCGGGGCGAGAGCTTTTTGCCCGAGGGCACGGTGCTGCCGCGCCCCTCCGAGGGCGGATCGGGCAACCCCGCCGCCGACCGGGTAAATAGCCTGACACAGCAGCAGGCGCGCATCCTCGCGCTGATCTGCGAGGGCAAGTTCAACAAGCAGATCGCCTATGAGCTGTCGATCGCCGAAACCACGGTCAAGGCGCATGTCACCTCGATCATGCGCAAACTGGGGGTGAACAGCCGCACGCAGGCGGTGCTAGTGGCGCAAGAGGCGCGGATCGGCAACCTGGGTTCGTTCGAGACGTGAGCGAGACTGTCGACCGCCTGACCCGCGTGGCGAACCTGCCGCCCGATTGCGCCGATGTCGGCGGCGAATTGCGCGCGGCGCTTGGTGATGATCTGGCGCTGCTAGCGCTTTTCGTCTCCCCCGCCGCCGATTTCGCCGCCGTCTGCGCCGCCGCCAGCGAGGCCCTGCCCGAGGTCGCGGTCATCGCCTGCACCACCGCCGGAGAGATCGATCGCGGCTATGTCGAGGGCCGCATCGTCGCCGTCGGCCTGCCGAAGGCGCATTTCCGCGCCGCCACGGTGGTTTTCCCCGATCTCGGGGCGCTGGATGCCGCGCGGCAGGTGCGCGAGTTGATCCTTGCCCGCAAGGCGACGATGCGGGCCGGGCCGGATTTCCACCATGAATTCGCCTTCCTGATGGTCGATGGCATCACCATGCGCGAGGACGCGCTGATGCGGATGGTGGCGCAGGGGCTGGGGCCGGTGCCGTTGTTTGGCGGCTCGGCCGGCGACGGCCAGCAATTCCACCGCTGCCTTGTCGCCCATAATGGCCGGGTGATGACCAATGCCGCGGTGCTGGCCTTCCTGCGCACCGATTGCCCGATCAAGGTGTTCAGCTTCGACCACCTGGAACCCGGCGACAAGCGCATGGTGGTGACCGAGGCCGACCGCGACGGCCGCATCGTGCGGCGGATCAATGACGAGCCGGCGGCGCGCGAATATGCCCGCATCCTCGGCAAGGACCCGGACCAGCTGTCGACCTTTACCTTTGCCGCGCATCCTCTGGTGGTGCGGGTGGGCGGGCAGTATTACGTCCGCTCGATCCAGCGCGTCACCGAGGACGGCGATCTGGTCTTCTACTCGGCCATTGACGAGGGGGTGGTGCTGACGCTGGCGCAGACCCGCGACATTGCCGAGACGCTGGAACAGGACCTGCAGGCCATCGCCAAGATGGGCGATCTGGACCGGGTGCTGATCTGCGACTGCGTGCTGCGCCGGCAGGAGGCCGAGCAGACACAGGCCAGCCGCACCATGTCCGACAGCTTTCGGCGCCATGACGTGGTGGGCTTCTCGACCTATGGCGAGCAATATGGCGCGACCCATGTGAACATGACCATGACCGGCGTGGCCTTCTTCCATCCCCAGCAACCGGCGCGGCGATGACCGAAAGCCTGCTGGACCCCGCCGATTCACTCGAGCGGAAGCTGTCGAAGATGACGGCGATCTGCGACGCACTGATGCGCCGGGTCGAGGCCCAGACCGATGCCGATGGCGCCGCCTATGCCCATTTCGAACGCGCGGTGGTGCTGGAGGAAGAGGTTCGCCGTCGCACCTCGGAACTGGAAACCGCGCTGCGTCTGCTGAACGAAAGCAACGAGCAGTTGTCGCAGGCCAATACCCTGATCGAACGCGAGCGGCGCGATGTCGAAAGCGCGCTGGAAACCGTGCAAGAAGGCTTTGCGCTGTTCGATCAGGACGACCGGCTGAAGCTCTATAACAGCCGCTTCTGCTGGGGGCTGCGCGATGTGCGGGACCGGCTGTGGCTGGGCATGGGATTTACCAGCTATATCTCGCTGGCCAGTGACAGCGCCCATCTGCGCCTGCCGCGCGGGGTCAGCCGCGACGACTGGCGCGAGGCGCGGCTGCAAAGCCACGGTCAGCCCCATGCCAACCTGACCATCGGGCTCGCCGGCGATCACTGGCTGCAGATCAGCGAGCACCGCACCGCCAATGGCGGCACCGCCATCATCCAGACCGACGTGACCGACCTGATCCGGGCCGAACGCGCGGCGCGCGAGAACCTGTTGGACAACCAGTCGCAAGTGATCCGCGCGGCGCTGGATCATCTGGTGCAGGGCGTGGCGGTGTTCGACCGCGACGCAAGGCTGGTGCTGTGGAACTCTCAATTCCGCATCCTCACCCGCCTGCCGCCCACCGCCTTCCGCATCGGTGCGGATTTCGAACGCGTGGCCGAGCAGTTGCAGCAGATGTTCGTGCTGCCCGATGCCGAGGCGCGCCACCGCATCACCGACTGGGTGCGCGACCACAGCCGCCGCGGGGCGCCGGTATTCCAGGAACTCTCGGACCGTCACGGCAGCACGCTGGAAACCTTCATGCAGCACCTGCCGGATGACGGTTTCATCATCAGCCTGACCGACGTGACCGAGGAACGCGCCAGTCTGGCCGACCTGACCCGGGTGAACCAGTCGC is a window of Paracoccus zhejiangensis DNA encoding:
- a CDS encoding 4Fe-4S binding protein, with the protein product MRAVLIVLFVLLALPARIEAAPKVMPSPPERIAALIVPPMTLGEPLSEDGVYELLNSGGALAGYVFETGPLAPLPGFSGAPINMLVVLDLNGRFLDVKLLDHNEPIFVSGLGQAPFHAFFEQYPGLSIADPMVVGNAYGAGGAGSDLIYLDGVTKATASVRIAHETLLAAALKVARERMQGIASGPPAAPDPDHDETLSWDDLVAQGLAAHRRVSNAEVDALFKGTIWADDDPEAKAEPEAPFLDLWLIDIGPPSVARAALDASTLAELQDFQQISPDDEPLLVIDTGRHGLVSPDFVRNTAPDRLTAEQGGLPVALRDADLLVGLSDQVPEALHDGTAMILRTDRRLGFNPVQDWLLNVQIVRQHGMFQPETGSQHIQIAARSDPRFFKTIEPPQTLPPWREALLNRESDLILLAGGLAALLPLLLLRQSWLAGLRSFTPVRLAILAVVVGFVGWWGQGQLSIVTPLATARALIDGGSLNFLLYDPFSLVIWGAAILGFFLWGRGLFCGWLCPFGALQEFAHHIGRALRLPRIEPRAVWDARLKLVKFAALAGLVATMLISPGHLDKAVEIEPFKTAITVFFIRDWYYVAYAGFWLVLGMFVFKGFCRYLCPLGALMAIGGALRGRDWIPRRAECGTPCQLCRVRCNYAAIRKSGEIDYAECFQCLDCVTIHDDARQCVPLVLSRRRALRIPEAAE
- a CDS encoding FAD:protein FMN transferase, giving the protein MSALTRRRFLAVTAFSALARPTQAAPADWQGVVMGADARLTLHGPPGQTGPALTAALARMAQIEDLFSLYRPGSALSRLNAGGRLDDPDPDFLALLRLAGHVHALTEGRFDPTVQPLWRALAEGGDPGPARALIGWDGVRITADRVQLAPGQALTLNGIAQGFAADAVRAVLAQHGLTRALVDLGEFAALGGPWRVGVSDPGLGLVLDRRLQGNAIATSSPTALMLGAAPHILDPAGKTAPIWSTLSVEAENAALADGLSTALCLADRAALAAILRRAGPAVTRITAIAPNGDLITEVT
- a CDS encoding SEL1-like repeat protein, with protein sequence MSEPATFPCIAALALTLALPAVAQQSDPYGTLNPDEQSMERMIQNAREGKLDMMTCASGYAMTKKGEHGIARETFTACADAGWTAAMTWMSQLDNNALAGPYDPDAAAEWSRRAAEAGDPIGKFNHGLDLIRGYGVARDEDAGRALIDQAAAEGVDSAIRLRNAGYDPDEVTPDADNWRYGPMF
- a CDS encoding response regulator transcription factor; the protein is MQQNATHPESNRDGQNRRIETALIVEDHPLFSDAISITLRMVRGITDVTAVETLNEAIIRLESAPPPDIILLDLNLPDVDGLEGLLRVRRAAPGSLVMIVSSVTDPRIIAAAMSAGAAGFVPKHSQRHVYQSAFDALARGESFLPEGTVLPRPSEGGSGNPAADRVNSLTQQQARILALICEGKFNKQIAYELSIAETTVKAHVTSIMRKLGVNSRTQAVLVAQEARIGNLGSFET
- a CDS encoding FIST N-terminal domain-containing protein encodes the protein MSETVDRLTRVANLPPDCADVGGELRAALGDDLALLALFVSPAADFAAVCAAASEALPEVAVIACTTAGEIDRGYVEGRIVAVGLPKAHFRAATVVFPDLGALDAARQVRELILARKATMRAGPDFHHEFAFLMVDGITMREDALMRMVAQGLGPVPLFGGSAGDGQQFHRCLVAHNGRVMTNAAVLAFLRTDCPIKVFSFDHLEPGDKRMVVTEADRDGRIVRRINDEPAAREYARILGKDPDQLSTFTFAAHPLVVRVGGQYYVRSIQRVTEDGDLVFYSAIDEGVVLTLAQTRDIAETLEQDLQAIAKMGDLDRVLICDCVLRRQEAEQTQASRTMSDSFRRHDVVGFSTYGEQYGATHVNMTMTGVAFFHPQQPARR